From the genome of Brassica oleracea var. oleracea cultivar TO1000 chromosome C4, BOL, whole genome shotgun sequence:
AGGAGGATGCCAAGTGTTAATGAAAGAACCCTTTTCTCCATACATGCTTTCATGCATTTAGCAGAGCACTCACGTTCTTGAGAACCGCCTCTCATTGCTGAAAGTAGGGGTGGGCACTTTACGCGATATCCGAAGTGGCACACGAACCCGATCCGAAAAGCCCGAACCGAAATCCGAACTGAAGGAGCAAAATATTCGAACGGGTATTGAATTAGGAGAGATTGGATATCCGAACCCGGACGGTAAAGATTCATTATTGCTCTATACGTTTCTGTAAAAAACGGTAACCCATCTGATCTATCGCCATTAAGTCGACAGATCCGTAGAGACCACAAAGCGATGAAACTTTAGTAGGATGCCAAGTGTTAATGAAAGAACCCTTTTNNNNNNNNNNNNNNNNNNNNNNNNNNNNNNNNNNNNNNNNNNNNNNNNNNNNNNNNNNNNNNNNNNNNNNNNNNNNNNNNNNNNNNNNNNNNNNNNNNNNNNNNNNNNNNNNNNNNNNNNNNNNNNNNNNNNNNNNNNNNNNNNNNNNNNNNNNNNNNNNNNNNNNNGAGCAAAATATTTGAACGGGTATTGAATTAGGAGAGATTGGATATCCGAACCCGAACGGGTAATATCCGAACCCGAATGGATATCCGAAGATAACCGAACATATGTATAATTAACCTTATATTTCTACTTTACATCTCTCATTTTATATTAAATATTTATATTGATACTTCATATACTTTAAGTTTATATGATATACATACAATTACGGAAAAAATGATTTGCTACTCACTTAAAATACATGTCAAACTTTTTATTTAAAGAATTAACAAAAAGTTACATCCAAAATTTAAAAATATTAACCAAATTAATGTCTTTTTAGTTTCAAAATATTATGTACAAATCTGTTAACCATTGAATCTATTAAAAATATAAAAAAATAGTTAAGTGAAAGTTATATTTTTAAGTACAAGAAATTTGAGAAATGAAAAATTTAATTCTTTTTAAAAAACTCTAAATATCCGAACCCGATCCGAAATAACCGAATCCGAACTAAAAATACCTGAACCCGATCCGAAGTACAGAAATACCTGAACGGGTTCTACACCTCTATACCGAAATACCCGAAAATCCGAAATACCCGATCCGAACCCGAACGTGTACCCGAACGCCCACCCCCAGCTGAAAGAGGACGTTGAAAATATATTTCTAGATAAATGTATCGTACTCGGTTTTGTTACTGCTCGATGAGGTGATCTATGTTTCGAGGAGACTGAATCACTGTAAATCGTCTCGGCTTAGTGTATTAGTCTTCTCGAACAAGCAATATAAGCATTCGAGTGTCACCACCTTCGCCGCCATGAGAGCTATGCATTAGACGACCTTGAAGATGAGAAGAAACTTCCAGGAACAAACCATCAGCAAGTCTCACGTGCTGGTCGCATCTGGAACAACCTTTACAATTTAGAGGGTCAAATAACCTTCAATTTTTTTTTTCACACATTTATTGTTTTGCTTATAATATGTTACTAGGTAGTAACCCGCGCCTTGCGCGGGATGAAATAGTTATTTTACATGTTTAAATTATATATGCGTGAGTTAGTATATAAGCTTATAATATGAGACATAAACCATACTTATCGGTTTTGAATGTATTAATAGTTTATTGACTGAAAAAATTAGAATTTGTCTTCTGGAATATTGCAAAGATAAATTAAGTTGGCTCAACATAAGTGGGTTTGGCGTTTTATTTTTAATTGTTCCCAGTGGGCTGCGTTTAAGTTCAGTCACATTGGGTTGGATTTTATGTTTTTTGTTTTAAATAATTTTGCTCAACTTAATAAAAAAAGAATAAAAAATAAGACTAAAGGTGGATAAAGTTTACGGCAAGAACGAAATCGATCCGCTTCACTTTTTGTCCCGATTTCGATTCATGTCATAAACAAAGCTAAACAGATTCAAGTCGTTCTTTGACTTCCTTTCCTTTCTCTGAATTAAAATCTCCTCCAAACGGGTCTTCGATTTATGTATTTGGGAAGACCGTCTTCGCGAACGAACTCCTATCCCGTGATTTACTCCAAGCAAAGGCGATTCATTTAATTGAAGGTGCAAACCCAGAAAAAAACTGTTCAGATCTTAGGTATGCTGATCTATTTATGCTTCTTTTGTATAGATTAAATTGATTATCCAAGTTTTTCGTATGTGCATAATTAGATTCAGATGCCCAAGGAACTCATGAAGTGCCTGAGCGGTAGCCTCTTGAAAAGAAGGAGATTCATCAAAAAAAAAAAATTAGACATCAGAGATTCTTTAATTGAAGGTAAGAGTAGATTCAAGTATAATATAAGGCTTATAACACTTGAAAAAAAAAACAGTTGCAGCGTACAGCAATTGAAAGTTCTTTAACCTTCTAAAACACATACGTTGTAATATAAAAAAATCCAAAACTAAAACCTTAATATAATAAAATCCAAAACCAAAATCTTAATATAAAAAAAACCCAAACTAAAAGCAGACATAGAACTTGCATAAGATAGTAAATCAAAGTCTTCAGCTCTCTTGCTTTAGACTCAAAGTGTAGTGAATGGAATCCTGGAAAACAAAAATTAACATTACCAATGAAAACTGTTTATAAACCCTGTATACATGATATTCACATTATAAAATAAAGGTTTCGTCAATAATATTAAACTTACATTGATTTAAAGTAATGTATTTCAGGAATTTCAGGATCAAATAAAATATCCGAACAGCCTTCAATGTTTGTAAGACATCTGAAGCGACCTATAAAACGCAACAACTCAGTTCAGCTAAGAAACTAACTTATTTTCGGCTAATTAGTCTAAATAAAACTTACCATTACCCCACTCAATTCTCCATAGCTTTAGTACACAGACAACAACATTTGCAGTTGTAGAAGACCAGTATTCATATAACTTCTCAGCAAGAGATCCATAAGCAACACACTTAACTTGCGTGAAACTGCAAAGAATTTAAAGAATTCTGTTATCTAATCTGAATTGCTGTAAACAGAAAACATTAAAATCTATAGCACACACTCAATATTTATTACGGAGAACCGAATGCTGGGTTGATTTCCATGATTAAACTGGTTTGCTTGCGCTTCGGGGAAATCTTGGATATCACCTACTTCAACCAAAGCTCCACATAGGCCTAGATTGTACATATGAAAAAACATAAACATAAGGAAACCATACTATAATTTTGATACTAATAAAACTTGTCTTAAATAAAGGATAGAATTACCAATACAAAACTTAGGATGGTATAGACCACGGAGGATGGTTTTGTAACTCGCACAAAAGAGAAAGTTACACTCGGTGATAGGCTGAATCTTCGTAACCACGGAGTCATGAGTGAGGTTGATATGGTATTTGCTCCTTGTTGTTCGAATCAATCCAGAAGCATGAATTAGTTTAAAATCTAAGATCTCAAACCAATCACCTTCGTCAAGATTGATTTCATACGGCAATACCACACCCCAAGGCAAAGTTGCTTCAATCATTGAACCCTATTAAAATACGTTAAACAATACATCAGAACACTATATGATAAAACAATAAACTTAATTAGTAAATAGAGTACTCACTTTTTCATCTCCAAAAACCATACATGTATTGGGTCGAATTAAACCAAAAGGTGACATCCATGTTCTGACTATCTGGACACGAATTGCAGGCTGCTTTTTGCCTGGAACCAAGGCGGTCAAACATGCGTAGGTCAACATCTAGAATCAAAGGTAAGCTGTTTTGTTTTTTGCTATTGTATGAGTTATAGAATTAGTTTCAAAGACCTAATATACTACCGATGCTACCATATATTTGATATAATTGACTTGGGACGCAAATTTCATTAATATAGAACGTGCATAACAATATAGACACACTATATATTATACCTTTCTATAGTAAGAATAGATATACTCTTTCTGTATATGTATCTATGAAGTATATATCCTAAGATCTTCTCATTACTATATTTTACGTTGCGGTACTTAGGTGACAATGATTTGAAAAATTAATTCCAATGTTATTAATGATTATCTTATGCATATATAATAGGAAATACCAATAATGATAATCTTAGGCATATAAGAATATTTATGATAACAAATAAATATGGAAAAGTGAGAATAAGGCAAAAACGATCAGAGAGATCAGTAATACAGTCCAAGTTATAATTAAAATATTATTGCATACATAATCTGCATTAACTGTTATGATTACTAATTTTCAGTAAACCTTTTTTCCAGAAAATGGCCAGCAAAATTCATTTTCTTAATGGACCTCTACGAATTGAAGCCCACATGTTAGAACACCACAAGCCATTCTCTCTGTCTGTCGACATAAGGTTAGTATGAAGAGAAATGAAAAAATCTGAATAATCCAATAAATAGGCATTTCTGATAGAATTTGATTATAAAAAAGGATAGATATTCTCGTAGCCAATGTTTGAACTGAATAAGAAAATTTACTAGCATGTGTAGACTTGGCCAGGTATTGTAGTTCTGGTGCTTTAGGTATACATTGTCTTTTCTTGCAAANNNNNNNNNNNNNNNNNNNNNNNNNNNNNNNNNNNNNNNNNNNNNNNNNNNNNNNNNNNNNNNNNNNNNNNNNNNNNNNNNNNNNNNNNNNNNNNNNNNNGACAGACCGAGGAAATTCCGACGGAAACGGCTAGTTCGTCGGAATTTTCTCTGAATTTTTAAAATACCCCAACGGCTCTCTAACGGCTATAATATATCCTCGGAATTCATCAGTTTTTTCCGAGAAATACGTTTTTCCTCGGTATTCCATAAGAATATTCCGACAGATTAGTATTTCCTCGGAATTCCGTCGGTATATTCTGAGGAAATTCCAAGGAAACCAAATTTTGTGTTTCCTTGGAATTTCCTCGGAAATTTCTCGGGATATTCCGAGGATTTCTTTTTCCGTCGGAATGTCCGTCAGAATACCGATGTTTTCTTGTTGTGAAAAAGAGAGGTGATCATTAATGATTCGTCTTTTTTAGGATTCTAGTTTTTGGTGTTTTGATTGTCTGGGTTATTGTGGTTTCTTTTAAGTTGTAAAATAAGGATTTATGTATAATTAGATTGATAATTAAGGGAGATAAATAGACGTCCACAAATCTTGGGTAAAAAATATTTTTTATAATTGATGTTAGCACAATATAAATAGTAATATAAAGGGAATTATGTGTTGATTATTTCTTACAGATCAATGAGGAGACAAATAACGACTCGGGTTGTTTCTTTGGTGAGGTCAGAGCCCTGGATATAACGGATTTGCCCAACCACATCTGCGAGTTTAAATATCAGTTATGATATCGATACATAATATAAACCCATATACAATATGATAATATACTTGAGAGTTCTAGGTTTGTGTTCGCAATCACTTGGAGAATGTCGAACAGTATAATCTTGACTGGAGATTGATCTCAGGAGAACCCGGGATGACTTCATCAATAATGGTTAGTGAGATGAAACGAATGAGGAATGAATGATCAGTTATCTTGTACATGCTTGAGCACCTAGCAACCTCAAAACGATAGACTTTCACAATATAATCTGTTTTCAAAGATGACATGTAATGATTAGCCCGTCCGACGGGAGTAAACCCATGAATCACGGAATCTGNNNNNNNNNNNNNNNNNNNNNNNNNNNNNNNNNNNNNNNNNNNNNNNNNNNNNNNTAAGAGGAATCAATGAGTTTTGTGGAGATGGAGATTGAGCTCATGAAAGACGAGAATCATATATAGGGTTTATAGAGGGGCTACAAATCAGGAACATTTATGATCAAGCGATTTAAGATGTGGACATGAAGAGTTCACCGGTGAAAAAATAAATTACGAACAGACACATGGCGCAATTCTGTAACTCAGACTTGTTTGAGACAATGATGAAAATAACCCAAACTCATGTTAAACGACAACAGTTTACAATATAGGAAAACTATAATTGTTGCAAACTTGAGCTCTTTTTTCATATAACGTGATGAATACCATTTAAAAATGAAACCCATAATACACTTGTAGGCCCGACCCTCAGAGGAAGCCGAAGAAGCAAGGGCTTTCGATCTTCATAAATATATATTAGGTTCGACCATCAATGTACAAAGTATCATTTAGCTTAGTGGTATAAATGTTGGTGTTTTTATCTCAATAACCTGGGTTCGAGCCATGGGTGTGACACTTTTTCACACTTTTTAAAAGTGGAGCCCACAAAACGCTGACGTGGTGCGCTGAGGAGTGAGCGAAAACTCAACTATTATAATATAGATATATTCAAAATTCTAGAAAAAGGTTAGGTTAGAACTACTCCCTCCGTTTCATAATTGTTGATGTTTTGCCTTATTGCACAACGATCAAGAAAATTACTTTTTTCTTAAAAAAACATTTTAAAGATATAATTTTAAAATCAGTTAACCAATTATAAAAATGACGGTAAAATCTAATTGGTTGAACAGTTTCCAATAAAATTAAAGTTAACATTAAAATCTCAAAACTTCATGTAAATTGAAACAGAATAATCCTTCTAAAACATCATCTATATTGAAACGGAGAGAGTATGAAAAAGTAATTCAAAAACCAAGAATTATTTAGATATATGTTCAATGAATCTGGGAAACGCATTCAAACACCCTACTTAACTACGTACATTCTACTTTCATGGTATGACTTTCTTTTTTTATTATTCACCAAAAGAAAGATTGTATTATCGTTAATTCCAAAGTATCATCTAAACAAGGTTCTCTTATTTTCTTGCGGGTTAACTACATATTTTCACACCAGAACTATCGTATAGTAACATAACCACACAAACTTTACATCTAGTCTCAATTCCACACAATTTAAGTAAATAAACCTATTTTTCCCCAAAACTAAAGTTCGAACCCCGATTCCCCCCGGACGAATATTTGAGTTGGTTTTAACTGTTTAGAACCTAAACCACACGTAAACAGAGGACGGAACCAGTTTTAAAACCCGACCCAACCCTCCTATCTAACTACGTACCCGACCCGACATCTACTAAAGGTTAAAAAAATCCCAAATCAATTTCAATTTTCTTAAGAACCCTAAATTGAAAAATCAAAACCTTCTCATCCATTTCCCTTTCCCACACACCCTGAGACTATGAGTAATGAGTCTGGAAGCTCATTCCATTCCACGTTAACATGGGTCCATGAATCATCCATGTGTTGATTTCTGGAAAAAAAAAATTAAAAAATAGACATAATCAAGAGAGAGAGAGAGAGAGAGAGAGAGAGAGAGAGAGAGAGAGATTTTCTGATTTGGAGATTTAGGGCTTGGGATTTTAATTTTGGGTTAATCCGGTTTAATTCTCTAATTAGATCGTAATCGGGTCATGTTGGGTTTAATTAGGTTAGTCATTGGTTTAGTTTTAAAACAAAAAATACTAAACCTACTTTAAACCAGGATTTGTCGGTATTAGTTTTTCTTCAAACTTCAGGGGGACTTGGGTTTTGAACTTTCGGTTTGGGGAGAAATAGGTTTACATACTTAAATTGTGTGGAATTGAGACTAGGTGTAAAGTTTGTATGGATCTGTTACTATACGATAGTTCTGGTGTGGAAATAGGTCGTTAACCTTTTTCTTACCAATAAAGATGCCTTCCCTTCTTTTACATATATGTTCCAACAACTTATGGTGGATCAAGAGCTAATACTGCAGATTGTTTCTCATCAATTAGGTCTTTAATAATAAAAGTACAGTTAAATTCATTTAATAATAGAAAATGTAAATGATTTTACCAAAAAAAAAAAGAGTAAATGAATGGGCAGATAAAATATCGAAAACGTAAAACCGGTTTCGGGTTTAAACAATACAGCAGGCCACTATCACGCCAATCCAATGGATTAATTTCTCTCCAGATAAATTACGAAAACATCCTCGAACTCGCCCTCAAAATAAGCAATCAATAAACCTTTTAAAGTCTATAAATATATAATCCGACTTATCAAGAAATCTTATCTCGCACCAAAAGAATATTAATTGTGGTTTAAAATCCAATTAGCTTTGTCGATTTTGTCTGTGTGCGCAATCACACGTAAACACGTATAGATTCAACTTTATTTATTGTTCTTGTAATAGATTAAACCTCGTGTGTATAAAACAAAGACAGACCCTTCTTCCTGATCTCATTTCCAGTAGATAACAACCCAATTGAAGAAGAAACCAATGTCTTCCATGTGAAACACTTCTCGATTCTCAGCTTCTGGGTACCTCAAACCTCTCTCTCTACGAAAGTTTCGTGCTTTTTTGTATAAAGCCTTCGTCTTTATGTCCGTACCATGATAAGATTCTACTAATGATATTAGATTGATCATTTATTTGCTCTGTGTTATTAATTAGCCAAAAAGGATCTTCATTTCGCATCTGTATGTTAGCAAAGTGATCATCTTTGGTGGTTTATTGTGCAGCTTTGTGTTAAAAGAATCTTCCCCAAAACGATGTCGCTTTTGTCGAAGCTACGGTGTATCACAGTAGATGTAACTGGTACACTCATTGCATACAAAGGAGAGCTTGGTGATTACTATTGTATGGCTGCTAAAGCCGTTGGCTTGCCTTGTCCTGATTATACACGAGTCCATGAAGGTTTCAAAATTGCTTATACAGACATGGCTCAAAAGTATCCTTGTTTCGGTTTCTCCAAAATGCCAAACATTGCTTGGTGGAAAACCTGCGTGAGAGATTCATTCGTCAAGGTATATTTGAATTTGATTCTTTAATCTCCTTATGTGTGTTGGTTACTTTGAGGTTAAGGGGTTTGGTTATGATTAGGCAGGGTATGACTATGATGAGGAAACGTTTGAGAAAGTGTTTAGAAGAATCTATTCGACGTTTGGTTCTGCTGCACCTTACTCTGTGTTTCAAGATTCTCGACCTTTCTTGAGATGGGCACGGGAGAAAGGGCTGATTGTTGGACTTGTTAGCAATGCGGAGTATCGATATCAAGAAGTTATTTTACCTGCCTTGGGTTTGAACAAGGTACTGAATAGTCTCGCTAATGAACAGAACTCATTGTGTTTCAAAAGTTGACTCATGTTTTGGTTGATCTGGTATTTAGGGAGAGTGGGACTTTGGTGTGTTCTCTGGTATGGAAGGGATAGAGAAGCCAGATCCGAGGATATACAAGTTGGCGTTAGAGAGAGCGGGGAACAACATTGCGCCTGAACAGGTTCTGCATATTGGAGACAGTATGCGTAAAGATTATGTCTCGGCGAAGAGTATTGGGATGCATGCTTTGTTGCTTGATAGGTTTGAGACAGAAGCTGCTAAAGACTGGAGAGAAGCTGGAGCTGTTGTGCTTCCTAATTTAGTTGCTGTTCAACAGCTCTTGGAGTCTGATAAGTTGAAATGTTAATCAAGAGACCTCTAAGGAATCTAATGTATTGTAGTATTGCACATTTTGGCTCTTTCTTCTTCTTGTAATGAGTAAAAAGAGTTTCAAAGGCAAGAAACAATTAAAACTATTCAAACCAAATAATACTTCCAACAAGGTGAAGTTTATAATAGTTTACATGATTAAGAAAGTATCTCTCTCTACTTTATTTTCAGATGATTATCACTCAACACAACATATGTTTATATTTTATGACTTTTAAGTAGCTGCTTCAGTTATGGAAGAGATCTTACTTAGGATAGAGATGGAATCACCAACTTTGATTGTCTTCTTGCCTTTGCCTTGCCTGTTGTATATGTTCCAATTCCAAACCATCTCCTTACCAAAGAAAACCTGTCATAAACCAAAACCGATATCATTTGCTGCATCAAGAAGAGCTTGAAATCCTTTTATTAGAGGTCTCAAATAACTGACCTTTCTCTGAGATTTCTTGTCTGGCATTAGGAGTGTGTCTGATCTGAATTTCCTAAGAGTTTGGATTGGTTCAGTCGAAGGAACCCCGGTGTCTTGATCCATAGTTGTTATCTGAAAGAGAAAAACAGTTAGAAACATTCTTCAAATTAAAGAATCAAAGTGTAGTTTACTTGTTCATATATCACATTATTCACCTTGCAGCGGTAACATAGCCTAACTCCTTTGAAGACTAAGTCGTTTATCTTGATCTCATCCCAAAGATCTTCATCGAAAGGATCACCATTCTCCACAACAATGCTACAAAGAGAAACAAGAAAATCAAGATTATGAAGATATTAAAAAGGATTCAAGAGAAATAATAGTTTACTTGGCTCTAAAACGGTTCATAGGCACTGGTTCTGGCAGAAGTGTATTCAGATGGTCCAAAGAAGCCTAAGAACAAAAGGTAAAATATCAAAATGCATATTCTAATTTTATGTATATTGGAATTATCGATATTAGCTCACCTGAGATGAAACCAGAAACGGAAATGTGTTTGAAAATGTTGTAGAGTAACCTACTGCATACTGAGGAGGTGTAGCTCTACATTCGGTTTCTATATCAAAATTAATTAAAAAAAAAATTGATTAACTATCAGTGCATCAAAATCTTTTGCTTATAACAAAGATCACAAGAACAAGAAAAGGCTAAAACCTTTGTTAAACCGGACCAGACGGCTTTGTTTTCCGAGATAATCTGAAAACCATTTAGCAGCTTCTTCTCCTTCATCAAACGCAGACCCAGACCATTCCCACATTGACACACCTTCTGCCACCCAGCTTGGTGTAGTCAATGGAATTTTTAACAGACTCATACCAGGAGCTCTCACCACTACAAGATCAAATAAACAAACACACTGTAACTCTCAGTTATGACAAAACTTTTGTCAATTTTTAAACCAATGACAGATTTACCGAAAAAGGAGTTCTTTGTTGGCTCCCAATCTTCAAAGAAGGCTTCCTTGGGCAGCTCTGCTTCAACAAGAGCAAGCTTTGGCTCAACGTTTTGAGTGCATGCTCTCCCTTTATGGTTCACAACTAACCAATACCGGTCCCATTCAAATCCTTCAGTTTCCACAATACATGTCAAAAGTATCCAATAGATTTAGATCCATTAACAAAGACAACTTCATAGTAAAAAATATATATTTTATCATTGCATGCATGATGCATGTAATCTCTTTTCTCACTTTCACTCCAATTAAAAAAAAAAAATATCTCAGATTTACCAGTCTGAGTTACGGTTGCCTGAGGGACAGAGATTCCACGGCAAGATTTGATCGGAAAAATGATTAAAGATTGAATCTTCAGAGCTTGACCCTCCATTTTCTCTCTCAAAAGTGCTAAAGTACACTCAGGAATCTTGTAGTTTTCTTTTTGAGTGTTCCAAGAATTCTACAACTCTTTAAATTGTGGTTAGACATCCGTTACACATCACCATCATATTAAAATCTTTTTTCTTTACTTTACTGGACCAGCCCCATCCAATGAATGCTATCACTTTGACACCCCCAAATAAGTAAATATCTATATGGGATCCAAATCTAAAATGTGACATTAGTCAAGAGGAAAGAGGAAGCAAAGTAGCTTTAAACTTTCTCTCAGTGTTGTTCAAAAAAAAAAAAAAAACTTTCTCTCAGTATAGCAAAGTTGCTGGGCTTTCTTCAAGTCCATATCCAATTCTATCTCTCCAACTTGTAAGATATTATCCACTTTAGACTTGCAAGATAAGAGTTCATACCCAAATCTATCTCACCAACTTATAAGATATTATCCATTTTAGACTGAAAAGATAATATTTGTATGAATTTGTTTTTAGGCTTTTTTGAAAAATGCATCGTATTAATCAAAATTAGACATTCCTTGTATATTAGATATTGTTTGTCTAAATTACTAATATGAAATTTTAATTGATTTCAAAATATCATTTTCATGAAAACCAAATACCACACAAAACTTTAGTTTAATTTCCAATCTCTAACACGGTTTTCAAATTTGATACACTTCTTATACCACCATACTCACCAGCGAAACTCTTTATTTAAACTACTAGGATAAGACTTGAGCAAAGCGCAGGGTGAGTTATATAGTTAAAATATAAAACATATGGTATTGACAAAGTTAAGATTTATATATAAACAATTTTTTGTATATATGTATACAGTTTTGGATTGTTTATATAATCATCTATATGTTGGACCGAGAACAATTTTAATTGGAATTGTGGATCAAAACTTAAAATTTATGATGGGTCTGATACATTTGGATATTTTATTTATTAACTTATCAGTGAATAATATTTATAGATTTTTCGATTTTGAAGTTACACTAATTTTCAGAATATCAGATTTTTACATTTTTTGAACATAAGATGAAAATTAAAATATTAAAAAGATAACTACTAATTTGGTTAGGCTTATAATTTGAAGTATGATTGGTTTATAGATCACATTAACACAACATAAAATTTAGAGCACAATTATTATTATACTTAAGGTCCAAATAAGATGAAATTAATTTTTTGTTTGCAACCGATATTGTAGAATATATGTATTTAACAAAAAAAATTAGCAGCACAGTTATTAAAATGGTCTTTTATGGTTTAGTGTAAGAGAATATTAACAAAAAATATTGTATATGATAGTTGTATGAATCAAGTTAGTAAACTTTCACTCACAATAGTAAATTTTAT
Proteins encoded in this window:
- the LOC106340875 gene encoding mitochondrial amidoxime reducing component 2-like, with product MEGQALKIQSLIIFPIKSCRGISVPQATVTQTGFEWDRYWLVVNHKGRACTQNVEPKLALVEAELPKEAFFEDWEPTKNSFFVVRAPGMSLLKIPLTTPSWVAEGVSMWEWSGSAFDEGEEAAKWFSDYLGKQSRLVRFNKETECRATPPQYAVGYSTTFSNTFPFLVSSQASLDHLNTLLPEPVPMNRFRANIVVENGDPFDEDLWDEIKINDLVFKGVRLCYRCKITTMDQDTGVPSTEPIQTLRKFRSDTLLMPDKKSQRKVFFGKEMVWNWNIYNRQGKGKKTIKVGDSISILSKISSITEAAT
- the LOC106340876 gene encoding haloacid dehalogenase-like hydrolase domain-containing protein 3, encoding MSLLSKLRCITVDVTGTLIAYKGELGDYYCMAAKAVGLPCPDYTRVHEGFKIAYTDMAQKYPCFGFSKMPNIAWWKTCVRDSFVKAGYDYDEETFEKVFRRIYSTFGSAAPYSVFQDSRPFLRWAREKGLIVGLVSNAEYRYQEVILPALGLNKGEWDFGVFSGMEGIEKPDPRIYKLALERAGNNIAPEQVLHIGDSMRKDYVSAKSIGMHALLLDRFETEAAKDWREAGAVVLPNLVAVQQLLESDKLKC